ACTTTAATGCTTATGGCATTAGCAGTTTGCACTGTTTTGAAGTCAGAGGTTGTTCCTGCTCTTCAACTCTCTGGGAGAGGGAATTGCTGTGTCGTGGGTTACATTTTACTCATGCATTGGTCTCCTCCTTTTGGGGTAGTCGTTCTAATTTTCTCTTGGACTGCAGGGCCATTGGGCAGGGCTATTTAGAACTACTTCTCAAATTTGCAACTTCTCTTCTGGAGGTGCTCTTTCTCCCTACGAATCTCAGAAGATTCTGCATTTCTTACCTTATGTGATAAAGACACTCTCTCGGGCATTACCAGTGAAGTCTCTATTTAGTGTCCGTTGCTTGCAAGTTTTCATGGTTATATGACAAGTTACTTAATTTGAATGGTTATGCGTGCTTTAAGAGGTCAAGTGGTCCTATTTGGTGAATATAAGCAGTGCCTTGAAACGTGTATTAAATCGACAATACATACGTTCTTCATTGATGTAATTCACGCTAGACCATATAGCGTCCCCAGCTCTCTTTAGTTGGAAGGCActcttagaaaaaaaatgtctgTTATTTTTCCTGGAAGGGCAAGAGATCTGTCATATTTGTTACAGCATCGTGATAATAGAATGAAACAGGATCATGCTGGATTGAGTGAGCCTTCTGCTTTTGAGTTTACACATGAAGTCTGTACTTCCCTTCTGAACTGTCAATTTCTCCCTGCACGAAGGTAGGACGAGATCCAGGTCTGATGGGAGGGAGTCTAATGAGGAGAATATTTCTAAGAAAGATTTGGCCTTGCAACAAGCTCTGGATCAGATTACTTCCTCCTTTGGAAAGGGGTCAATCATGTGGCTTGGTCGATGTGTCTCTCATAGGCAAGTTTCAGTCATTTCCACTGGCTCGTTTGCCTTGGATATGGCTCTTGGAATTGGTGGACTTCCAAAGGTACTTGGATACTCTTTTTATACAATAAAGTTTCTGGTTCATTTGATCCAGGTGGCTTTCAAATTATATGTATTTTTCACAGAAAATATAAAGTGGACTTATGTAATTCTCATGTCCGATATGTTCCATTGTTCCGTGATCAATGCTTGTTGAATTCCTTAGGGGCGTGTTGTAGAGATATATGGTCCTGAAGCTTCAGGAAAGACAACACTTGCATTACATGTGATTGCTGAAGCACAGAAGCAAGGAGGTGACACTTTAAACTCGTAAAGTCTCTCTCTCACCTATACCTGGCTattcaagaaaaagaacatTATTGTCCAGTGTGTATTTATGTTTGCCAGGCATCTCATCAAAGCTTTACACTTAATGGTATCAGCAGTCTTGTATTCACTTCACTTTATGTAAGCTTCTTATTATGAAGTGATTATCCTTGCTAACAAGTTTTGCAGCTAGCACAGATTGATATGCTGTGCTATTGATGAATCCTGTTTTAATGCATAGAAAAGTGTCACTTGCATATTTAATGAGCAGGCCATATATTTATTGGTACATGTAACTTGGGAAAACAGTGGCGGTACACATTCAGAGTTCTTGGAATCCCATATTGTCGTGCTGAAATGGAGCTTATCATAATAACTGGCACCTCATAGTGCACTCTGTTTGAGGatatttcatcttctttttatttttatttttattttgtagtgGTTTAGTCAGGAGTGCAACCTATTGGTTGACTCCCAACATGTCGAGACTTTGCCTTATGCAAGCACTCATTTTCTGTAGGTTACTGTGTTTTTGTTGATGCGGAGCATGCTCTTGACCCTGCACTTGCTGAGGCTATTGGAGTGAACACGGAGAATTTGCTTCTGTCCCAACCAGATTGCGGCGAGCAAGCTTTGAGTCTTGTGGACACTTTAATAAGGAGTGGTTCTGTAGATGTCGTTGTTGTGGACAGTGTAAGTCCTCTTTACTGTAAGTGTATGTAGTGAACACTGCCAGATCCATTACATCATTAGAATATGGAAATTCTGTTTGCAGAAGGTCAATACTCAGACAACAGAAGCAGCATCAATGTTGGTGTAGGTTTGGATAACTAGGTTATTCTACCATTTTAACTGTTAGAATCTTCTTTTTATCACGTATCTTAAATTCCAGGTGAGGTATATGAGTATCAAATTTACTTTATTTGTAGGTAGCCGCACTTGTGCCAAAAGGAGAACTCGATGGTGAGATGGGGGATGCTCACATGGCAATGCAAGCTAGGCTGATGAGCCAGGCACTTCGGAAACTAAGTCACTCCTTATCACTATCACAGTCTATATTAATCTTTGTAAATCAGGTATACCTTCTGGAGACTGGACAATTGTAATTGTGGTTGTAAATTTATCATGTTGAAAGCTAATCTGTCATATTCAATTACCTTCATGGACGAGAGTTCTTTTGAAGGGCATTCCAAGCTGTTCGAATGTTTTCTTTCATGGTCAAGATAAGTAGGTTGTGAGGCCGCAACAAAGATGAGGCCTGTGTGAGACGCGAGAGTGCAGACTATGTTTTCCCCGTGCTTCTGCATGAGATTTGATTGGTCCAGCTAGAATGAATAGTTCAAGCTTGCTTTTCGGTTGATTGGAAGTATAACTTGGATCTATGCTTGAATATTCCATCTGGTTCGTTCCCTGTTGCTGCTTTTAAGAGTTTAATAATCCCTAACTGCATGGCAGATGTATGCTGACAAAAATAGAGTCACATCTAGCACAGGAAATTGCAACTACAAACATGAATTTTTCCTTCatgcttccttttattttcttttccactgTGAATTCTCCTGTCAtgcttccctttcttttcttttcttctttttagatTTTCGTTTGCACTTGCGGTGCAATTGATGGAGTGAAGTTTTCGATGTTCTAGCTAACtacattagttttattttctttcaggTGAGATCCAAGCTTTCGACCTTTGGAGGCTTTGGTGGACCCACTGAAGTTACTTGTGGTGGAAATGCCTTGAAGTTTTATGCTTCCGTGCGCCTAAACATTAAGAGAACAGGGTTTATCAAAAGGGGCGAAGAGGTATTTGATCTGTAAATATATTTACGGCACTTCTTATTCGGAAACGAGGTTGGCTGAAATATATCATTCTACTTCGATTCACGTGTTTGAAGCTTGGATTATCCGACTCTGAGTAGTATTTTAATTGCATGATCAATTATATCATTGCTCATACTCGTAGTCATTTCAGGAGCATTTCACTATATTGTCTTCCGAGCAGTGTATTCTAATAATATTCTTCGTTGGGGTTCGGATCATGTTGCTTATTCCAGTTTTCTATGCAGACTACAGGCACACAAGTGCAGGTCAAAATTGTGAAGAACAAGCTTGCCCCTCCATTTAGAACAGTACAACTTGAACTGGAATTCGGCAAGGGAATATGTCGGAATTCAGAGATCATTGATCTTGCATTGAAGcacaaattcatcactaaaTCTGGGACAACATATGGACTAAATGATCTGACTTTCCACAACAAAGAAACGTTGAAACGGTTTTTGGACGGCAATGAGAGCATCCGCGAAGAACTTATGACTAAACTCAGGGAAAAGCTCGTGGCCGGGACGGTTAAAGATCCAGAAGACAAAGACCGAAAGCTGGAAGAAATAGTTTCCACAGATGAGGACTCGGCCACTGCAATTGAAGCCTAGTTATGTACGTGGTAACGTAACGGTTTCTTTCTTCTGCTGTATCATATTGTACATATTCTGCAACCTGACTGTTAATAGCTGAAGTTATACTTAGGCTGACGAATGCAATTCCAGCTATATTGCACATGTACCCAAGCTGGTAAGGTCGTTTTCGGTTGAAACGTCATGCAAGCGATGGAGTCTTCACATCATTTCCCGCAACAGTGACCGTCATTTCCCCCCTTCCCCTTTTCCAGAGAGGTTGTGAATGTTTCGAATGTTCCGGGAAATATTATGTTCTGAGAACTCCTAGATTTTGCATCGAATATATCGCCAGAGCTTACGAGTTCGGAATTATGTCGAGACTCGAGGTTCGAACGATTTGACGAGCTCTTTTGCCTGCATCATGTAATTGCATGTCCGGTTGCGCTGCATTGCTTGCTATTgattagcatttgtgacaagaTGCGTACCTCGTACCATATCTCATCGAACACCGATCCACATGGAGAGCCCTGTTAATCAATTAGCGACTTTAGCGCCGTCAATTGCCAAACGCAACAGAACCAGAATGCCCCGTCATCGGAAAGATTTTAAAGAGTCGGGTCAGACGCTATTTAATTCGAAGGTTGAGCAGCCGAGTCACAAGTTAATTAGATGCATACTAACAGGTTTGTATCGCATTCGATATCGGATTTCAAAGAGTTTGAAATCCTCACCGGCCTGTAATCATATACTTCGTTCAGCTTGTGACCTTCAACATCACTCTCCTAGGACCCTCAGTCAGGGAGAGAGGCTGGCAGCATCAATGGCTTTTTGGACTTTGAATTTGAAGGTACCTTCCGGGGAATTGTTTGTGGAATTCAACAAAAAGATAAACTGGTCAATTTCATTGATCAGACACATCTCTCTTTCAGTATGACGTTAATACGTCCTTGTCAAGACTCAAAACCGGTCAGGGGTCCCCTACCAAAGTTCACAGTCAATTACGTAATTGCGCTTTGAACCCGACACTGCATCGGCGCTTTCAACTGACGACAGGCGACGCTTGAGTTTCTGCATATGGGtataggggtgtgcatggtccgggccggtccggtctcggtcctGGCCCAAtaggaccgctaactattgaaaatctagtcaacttaataaattatgtcatggtaaaaacatagcaactcgctatgacttttatgatcgatgaacttgaccaaaatgttcgaattcaataccaaatcaagccattacatgataaaaacatcaccaaccgcactcaaaaagcctcgcagagagaaaagatgaccaaaaacaagatggaaaataagactaaaaagagagtcttgaggaggagagtgcgaccgtgcaaggttaggaaaaaaatgggcagtggacttttattattctgttttgttttcaattttttttttttgcaattgtatatatttatatataaataattatatattattagcGGTCCGAtccgggccgggccggtccggtcccaatgcaagaaacccgaggaccggacggcccaatcaccggtcccatttatttgGACCGGGGatcggaccatccacctcaaggaccggaccaacccggccggtccgggccggtcccgggttggtccgggccggtccggtctagtttgcacacccctaaatGTACCCTCGGATTCCTGTCAATTGTTCATCACATGAACAGTCGATGTTAGTCATTTTGGTGGAGTGAATAATGTCAATAAGCGGAAGAGGATGATGCACAAATGGGTCGACCATGCtctaaaaacatcaaaatacaTGTCTGATTATTACAAGGTAAGTCGAAACTTATTGtacatatgtcaattcagtcttaaatttttaattttatcgattGAGTCGTAAACCTTTGAGCGAAACTCCAAAGACCGGATCGCCGGATAAATGATTTCTCGCAAAAATTGATCATAAGGAGTACATAAAAATTTCGtgcaaaggtttagaactaaattgataaaattagaaagttcatgattgaattgacttaCGTATTGTAGGTgtaggactttttttgataatttttatgcCATGCCGCTCGGGGATGTGCATCGGTCTCGATCCAACTAGGTATTTGACCAGATTAGATCGAATTGGCCATTTCTGGATGATTCTTTGGGGGACCAGTTCGGTTTGcggtttcaaaaatttggaaccaagAATAATCGGATTGGTTCCCGGTTTCACATAAGGAACCGGACGGACAAGACCGGACCAATGGACTTGCCAagattcctttatttttttattattattcttaaGCAAACCCgaattagtaatttttttctctaatgttGGGAAACCCCCACCTATAGAGAatagaagaaataagaaaaaaaaaggtcatcgaTTCTAGGACTGGGCGggccggttcccgattccacgAATTGGGAACCGACCCTGCCTGGTCCGATTCCAATCGATCACCCCTAACGCCAATGATTGAAGCCCATTTCGTGGAATTAATttgtaacataaaaaaaaaaaaagttcctttCTCCCATATTAAATTGGGCACAAAATCCTAAAAGAAGTTGTGCAACATGAACCCCCCCTCTTCCCTTGCTCTAAACATTAACATAATGCTATTCAGGTTGTACTTGGCCTCCTAAATTATGACATAACAGATACCTCCAACTTTATAATTACCTTAAATTTTAGCAATGATTAGAATTTGACTAAGAGTGACATAGTCAAACTCAACCTCAACCTCATGTTTACACAAATCCTAGCAAGCTTTGCGGCTTTTTGCCTAATTTCTCCCAAATgccccttcttttttctttgtggaaACAGGAGGGTCAATAAAAACTGTGTCGTTCTCATTAGGAAGTGACATTGCATGCTTCCTCGAAACCGGGCAAAGATGGCAAAATTATTTTGCTAAGAGAAAAGCCAGCTTCTTCGAAACCTCTTCTCTTAATTTCCCTCCACAAATCATtcttacccctttttttttttttaatcattttgtCAATTCTTGATGTGGATATGTGGACTCTAGACggaagaaaagtagaaaagagGGAAGGGAAAACGAAGGCAATCGAATTTCTAGAAAGTGGGATCCACCAGCTTTTTAATAATATGGCtttgttagaaaaaaaataataataatagtataGCTTTGAACTTGGCGAAAGACAGGTTCggtctttcgacaaaaaaatatCCCGGCTGTCCTAAACTTACTGTATAGAtactaatttaattataaattcttTTAATTTAGTCGGTTTAGTCTTAAATCGATTCGGATTATGACTATTTTGCGGCTTCCCATGATGGGTAAAAATGTAAGCCTAATCGTAGTACTCGGCGAAGCGCGACATGTCGGATGGACGATAATAGAACTATCCTAATGATGAGTTGATAAATGGGAACGCGATTATAAATGAAGTTACGAGGCACTCCTGATTAGCTAATTCTAACCTATGCACAAGAAAGCGATGATCTAGTTTGGCACGTGAAATGAAATTATCTTACTATGCACGTAAATAACGATGTGAATTATCAcaaaggttttctttttctttttttaaccaatGAAGTCTCTTCATTTGTTGTCTTCTTATGCGagtgtttttctctttttgtattACAAATTCGAAAGTATCTCACATCGCTTGTTTTGAGAATTAAATGCTTTTTATATGTGTGCGTTCTCCCTCTGCCTATCGGTTTAAGCTTTCGGATTGATATTATCGCACGGTATGGGACCCCTGCTTCGGTTTATTTTGCGTGCACAACTCCCCTCTCGTCAATTCCTCTTATGTTTTTCACATACATGCAATTTATTTTGCTCATCAATCTAAATTTTCATGTCAGATGACGATGCTAGACGTCAAGAACCCTAAATTTGTGCTTGAACACGTGTACAGTGCGACGTCGGATTGGAgtgggaaattttcttttttctttttctcctgttTGGTCCGGTCAATAGCGCCGTCTAAAAGTGCTTTTCGATTCGCATGTACAAAACAGAGAAAACGACTCTTCAAAAACTCCTTTTGAATTCCACCTCAAATGGGTGCACAGCCAAGTGTTTCGTTTTCAGGTTGCCACGTCGACGGGACCCACGGAGCTGACGTCATAATTTGATGATCGTTTCCTTGTCTGGGTGGGTCCCGCTGGAGGAAAGGAGCGTTccagaatatttttcattttttttttccaatctttTGACCGTTTGACCAGCTTTGAACGGCACATCTTCATCGATCTCGGTCGGATGTTTTGTCCATGGGTTTGGTTTGGTGCCCTCGCGTCGAAGAGTCTTCCCCCTCATACGAGCAGCAGTCAATTTGGGCGACACATCCTGGGTCTTTCCAAAAattccttttccccttttttcttttcggtcTCGAGACGGCTAATTCAGGGCTGTCCCCGGAATTAAAAACGACGAAGTTTCGTCGTTTATGATTCGACAGTGCATCGGGAATCGCATTGAcagtatgaattttttttttctttttttgctcgGTTCCTAATTTGATCTCGATCTTATGCTATCGAAACAAGATGAAATATCACAGGATATTACTGATTATTATTACGGAATCGAATCGGAGATGCTGGTCTAGTCTATATGGTATGCGAAAAATTAGCTGACGGTTGCCACTAAATTCGGAGATGAAACAGAAAACCCTACCGGCAAAATCCCGACACAATCAAAATGGATGATCGGTTATTGCAGTTTCTAATAAACGGTTCTCTAATATCtctcttaagaaaaaaaaaaattactcaaatGAATTGTctattggaaaaattaccagaaaaaaaataagaagactATATTGTGGCTACAAAAATCAGAGGGGCGGCGCTCCGTTAGTAAAGAGAACCGTGAAATCGCGCCTGATCACCGTCGCGCGAGCGGGgaatcgacggccgagattgagcAGCGGCTCGTTGACGAGCGGTGAAGATGGGGTAGGCCATGTCATATGCCGTGGATGTGCCGCCGCACAGTATAACTACTACCTACTCCTTGGAGAAAAAGCTGGGAAATCTGAATCGACGGCGAAGAAAAATGTCATTGTGCCAGGTCAGCAACTACCCGCCTCACTGCTTCCTGGAAGCCCGACTCGTCCCATTCGCCTCCCTACAATAATACAAAGGACCAAATTTTTGAATAACATCATTAAATTAATATCAAATTAAAGATTGTCCTgaatctaaaaaattaaaaaaaatggaataatcTGAATTATAATTAGTCCTTGTCGATTTCAACGTAACAAGACGACGAAAGGGGAATGAAACAGTTCATACATATTAGGTTCGTAAAATTCATTAGtgattctttccctttttttggaaTCTTGAGTGGTGTTTCTCGTCGATGTGAATCATATGTGAATCATGTGCACCTAGAATGTATTGCATTACAAATTAAAGGAGCGCACGAAAACACTTCTAAagtagaatttctgctccaCATGTGTTTCTGGAGCGGAAATACATTTGGTAACAggatttctgaagcagaaatccgtttggttatgcaactttatttttctatttctggagcatttttttttaattttcagaagtaattttgaagccacttgaatgagtaaaaaaaaaattagaacagaTAACTTAttatcggaagttgatttctagagtagaagcgTTGTCATGCGCATCCTAACATACTGATTAAACTCATAAAATTGTGTCGTAAAATGACACATACAATCGTAATTCACACATATAAATAcctatcttaattttttttttttttgtagtatgACCCATTTTAGAAGTGAATGATATGATCATGAGTGATAACTAACTTTTCATTTATAATGAGAGAAAATAAGATTACGTTGTTCTTTGATGTTTAAACTATTCAAAAACGTCTCATAGTAAGAAAGATATTACCGCTAATTAAGAAAAGAGTAGATAGAATTTAAACACTAATTGGTTAAATCTATCGCGTCATTGTTTATTGGGCATACCTCGACGTTTAATCTCAGGTTGACCCGATTGACGATGTTTGATTCGTGCACTTGGGTATCGGCTTCCATGGACATCAAGCTCACGTTCCTCGCTTGCTTCAAGAACTCGAGGATCCGAATCACCAGATTTAGTGCCGAGCAGTGTCCCCTCACGGTCACCTGCAAATCCACGGTCCGGTCTTGGGATGTCGACTCCGAGACGGTCCCCGTTCGGACGTCGACTCTAGAGCCATCGCTTGACGACCCGCTCGGCTCGCCGGTCGGGGGTTCCGTCGGCGGCAAGGCTTGGGCTTCGAGTATGGCGTTCTTCCGGCGGAGATCCTCGACTTGTTCCGTCAATGAGCTGAGGTACTCTCTCGTGGTCGCGAGCAAGGATGCTTTGTCTTTCTGCACAATGTGATAGCCACAGATCTTTTGAGGAGTAATGCATCTTGAATTGTACATGACATTATAAGCTGATCATTGAACAGCTTGATTACACGAAATAACAAATCCCATGTAAACCCAGAAAGAAACCTGAATTGGTTCAAGTCACAACCTCTTGAATATATGCCAAAAGtgggaaaaatcatttttcttttgctatagAAGATAAAAGTCTCTCGAAGTACCTTACATACCTTGGTTCCAGGAGGAAGAAGTGATCTCAATGCGACGAAGCTCTCGTTGAGCTTCTCGCGCCGCTTCCTCTCCGACATCATATGGTGGAGCTGAGTGGTCGACGGCGGACGGATCCCGCCTTGCAGCCGGTCTCGCATCCGCATCAAGTTCATGCTCCGGCAGTACGCGATCGCCCGCTTGAGCATGCTGTGCTGCCGAGGGCTGGCCTTGATCTGCGGTCTCGGAAGCAAAGCCGGTGAATACCTCCTGAATGCGGTTGATCCAGGATTCTCGACATTCATTTGTTGCTGATGTAGTTGCGACGAagcagaagatgaagaaggcgaCGATAGAACCGCAAGGAAGGCTCTCGTCATAGCGGCGTGTTCGCTCTCAGGGACAATCGGGAACTGAATGTTCCCGAGCGATCCTGCGAATTGTTGCATTGCTTGCAATGGGTGAGGACTAGTACTAGTTGTACTCGTAGCAGGGGTGGTGGTCGTTATAATTGGTAACGGCTGTGTGGTGATATTCTCTACAATTGGAGGCTCTCTGAGGGTAAATTCCGGGTTAATGAAAGAACTGGTGGTGGTGGGTATgttgaagagaagagaagagtaTTCCGGGCTGTCCATGGAAAGCGATCTTAGAGACGATGAGGAAGACGAAGGAGGATTCGTCATAGCAGTAGTGTTTGGTTCAGTCGCTCGGGCCAATTCGCGCATCGCTATTTGTCTCGAGAAATCCTCTGGGAACAAGGTCATCATCTGCATTTCTATGTCAACCTGGGAAAAACAATCATTTCTGAGATTAATCATACCgacgtcttcatcttcttcatttgcgTAAAACATCGTCCTGAATTTATTTACCTGAGGTATGTTGGAGAAGCCTAGCTCAATCTCTCCACTCCTGCATCCCATGAATACTGCAATCTTGAGAAAGGTTTAAGCTTCATCAGGATCTGCAGGGTATTCTAGGAAAAAACTACATGTATGCTCATCAGAAAGCACGTTTTTTGTTGCATATGCCTACCTTGATGCTTGCTTCCTGCAATCAAAAGAAAGGGAGAAAATTAGCACCTTTGAGTTGGTAAGACGATGCAGAAACGTCAGATTCAGCATCAAGAATGAGAATTACGAAATGGGTATGCGAGACATTACTTGATAGAATTGTCTTTGACAAAAGTGGGAGGCCAATCTTGAAAGGTCTTCCTCTCTCAATTCAAGGTAGGGGCTGCTGCTCCGGAAGGCCAATCCTGGGACTTGGGTGTGGCTGCTGCTTATTATAAAGTGGGAACaacatgaattaaaaaaaaaaaaaatggaaattctcAAATTGGGTAAACCCCAAAACTCTAATCTGTCAATTATTTGCTCTTTGAATGTTAGAGATGTATTGTTCAGATCATGCAGTACCTGTTCTGATCAAGGATGAACAAAGACTGCCTATATTCGTCAAAAAGTCTCCTGGGTTGAACGTTGCTTCCATTGCGACCGCTTGCAGCTTCCTGGAAGAGACCATCCAAGTAGCACAAACAGCTGTCAGGAAAAGACAAGATCATCAGCCAACACAAACACCCAGAGAGCACTAAATTAAACATCAgtggagaaaaagagagagagagaggacctggTGGGAGATAAGTAGGACCAGAGACAGATGTAGCTGCAACCAAAGGACTGGGCGATGAGGTGGAGGAATTCGGAGCGAGCATCTCTCTCCAGGAGGAATGCTGCGTCCATGGGATGATGAGCAGCGGATGGAGAAGACgaagatggagatgaagaagaagcggagagatagagagagaaggggactGATGCTGCATGCATGAAGATCCTCTTATATGGTTCAGatcatctctctcctctctctctctctggtttctTGCCCTTTTCTGGCCCCTCTTGATGGTGGTGTGGTGTCCCTACCCTTGTCCTGCTTCTGAAAAGTATTCCCAGGTATAtataaggaagagagagagagagagagagagagagagagagagagagagagagtcta
This genomic interval from Rhodamnia argentea isolate NSW1041297 chromosome 4, ASM2092103v1, whole genome shotgun sequence contains the following:
- the LOC115756341 gene encoding putative transcription factor bHLH041, translating into MDAAFLLERDARSEFLHLIAQSFGCSYICLWSYLSPTSCLCYLDGLFQEAASGRNGSNVQPRRLFDEYRQSLFILDQNSSHTQVPGLAFRSSSPYLELREEDLSRLASHFCQRQFYQEASIKIAVFMGCRSGEIELGFSNIPQVDIEMQMMTLFPEDFSRQIAMRELARATEPNTTAMTNPPSSSSSSLRSLSMDSPEYSSLLFNIPTTTSSFINPEFTLREPPIVENITTQPLPIITTTTPATSTTSTSPHPLQAMQQFAGSLGNIQFPIVPESEHAAMTRAFLAVLSSPSSSSASSQLHQQQMNVENPGSTAFRRYSPALLPRPQIKASPRQHSMLKRAIAYCRSMNLMRMRDRLQGGIRPPSTTQLHHMMSERKRREKLNESFVALRSLLPPGTKKDKASLLATTREYLSSLTEQVEDLRRKNAILEAQALPPTEPPTGEPSGSSSDGSRVDVRTGTVSESTSQDRTVDLQVTVRGHCSALNLVIRILEFLKQARNVSLMSMEADTQVHESNIVNRVNLRLNVEGGEWDESGFQEAVRRVVADLAQ
- the LOC115756354 gene encoding DNA repair protein recA homolog 3, mitochondrial-like isoform X2 → MWLGRCVSHRQVSVISTGSFALDMALGIGGLPKGRVVEIYGPEASGKTTLALHVIAEAQKQGGYCVFVDAEHALDPALAEAIGVNTENLLLSQPDCGEQALSLVDTLIRSGSVDVVVVDSVAALVPKGELDGEMGDAHMAMQARLMSQALRKLSHSLSLSQSILIFVNQVRSKLSTFGGFGGPTEVTCGGNALKFYASVRLNIKRTGFIKRGEETTGTQVQVKIVKNKLAPPFRTVQLELEFGKGICRNSEIIDLALKHKFITKSGTTYGLNDLTFHNKETLKRFLDGNESIREELMTKLREKLVAGTVKDPEDKDRKLEEIVSTDEDSATAIEA
- the LOC115756354 gene encoding DNA repair protein recA homolog 3, mitochondrial-like isoform X1; the encoded protein is MARPLRGACSLRRFLLKSEGHWAGLFRTTSQICNFSSGGRTRSRSDGRESNEENISKKDLALQQALDQITSSFGKGSIMWLGRCVSHRQVSVISTGSFALDMALGIGGLPKGRVVEIYGPEASGKTTLALHVIAEAQKQGGYCVFVDAEHALDPALAEAIGVNTENLLLSQPDCGEQALSLVDTLIRSGSVDVVVVDSVAALVPKGELDGEMGDAHMAMQARLMSQALRKLSHSLSLSQSILIFVNQVRSKLSTFGGFGGPTEVTCGGNALKFYASVRLNIKRTGFIKRGEETTGTQVQVKIVKNKLAPPFRTVQLELEFGKGICRNSEIIDLALKHKFITKSGTTYGLNDLTFHNKETLKRFLDGNESIREELMTKLREKLVAGTVKDPEDKDRKLEEIVSTDEDSATAIEA